The following proteins come from a genomic window of Helicobacter sp. MIT 99-5507:
- a CDS encoding DUF6056 family protein, whose protein sequence is MKNLWFCIFMFICGFVVGMWHEGTSSLILVALILYLITLKLIYKKTIPLWFYLGIFGLFIGFWILFFSPGQNARILAESMKYDYISISDFLSLGLFGIISRLNIVLTNAFNQNPIFFPIVSFIVAFVYAFWYQIKNRIFGFLILVLSVILFLLILIEFPLFAYLMIFGMFIYIHIKSKDSRFLVCAILLFFYFLSILSTFQLLNLPFRSRALGVILLVAIIVILNKQYLQNKKIAYFIISISLSYFCYVCYCYYDLNSKWNNLVNLVNDAKDSYKGEQEWISRKIMNTYDVQYLGYGIDIVVPKEQYSFTYRGFSSWWHLSQDTKNDINQSYAFIFRIRSISLQ, encoded by the coding sequence ATAAAAAATCTATGGTTTTGTATTTTTATGTTTATATGTGGATTTGTTGTTGGCATGTGGCATGAAGGCACTTCATCTTTGATTTTAGTAGCGTTGATTTTATATCTAATTACATTAAAATTGATATATAAAAAAACTATTCCATTATGGTTTTATCTAGGGATTTTTGGGCTTTTTATTGGATTTTGGATTTTATTTTTTTCACCTGGACAAAATGCAAGAATCCTTGCTGAATCTATGAAATATGATTATATAAGTATTAGCGATTTTTTGTCTCTTGGATTGTTTGGAATCATCTCTAGACTAAATATTGTTTTAACAAATGCATTTAATCAAAATCCGATATTTTTTCCTATTGTTTCTTTTATTGTCGCTTTTGTGTATGCATTTTGGTATCAAATAAAAAATAGAATCTTTGGATTTTTAATTTTAGTGCTATCTGTAATATTATTTTTATTGATATTGATAGAATTTCCACTTTTTGCGTATTTAATGATTTTTGGAATGTTTATTTATATTCATATTAAAAGTAAAGATTCTAGATTTTTAGTTTGTGCTATTTTGCTATTTTTTTATTTTTTGAGTATTTTAAGCACATTTCAGCTTTTAAATCTACCTTTTCGCTCCCGCGCTCTTGGTGTGATACTCTTGGTTGCTATTATTGTGATTTTAAATAAACAATATTTGCAAAATAAAAAGATTGCATATTTTATAATTTCTATTTCTCTATCTTATTTTTGTTATGTTTGTTATTGCTATTATGATTTAAATTCAAAATGGAATAATTTAGTAAATCTAGTAAATGATGCAAAGGATTCTTATAAAGGCGAGCAAGAATGGATCTCTAGAAAGATTATGAATACTTATGATGTGCAATACTTGGGATATGGAATAGATATAGTTGTGCCAAAAGAGCAATATAGCTTTACATATAGAGGTTTTAGTTCATGGTGGCATTTAAGTCAAGATACAAAAAATGATATAAATCAATCTTATGCATTTATATTTAGGATAAGAAGTATATCTCTACAATAG
- a CDS encoding TonB-dependent receptor, whose amino-acid sequence MKKISICFVLLILQGNEINDINIGEVTTTANKTSTLTSESAGNISIVTKQDINKTPNAKFSDTLRGLESINTPKGRGLETFDNVTIRGISGGTNILIDGVSINDMNNNAKMLTSMNALDLERVEVIRGPFSNIYGSGALGGVVNFITQMYDELTIKASIGYGNPLQDKNAPQNLLRGFATFGDAYFNKKLKIKASYAFSTSKGYAADEAWVSSTQQNVSGYIPTTSSTGEIRYIVGDMGRQSYNTHDFRLQSKLDIGDNGELSASFNYSNYNYRHIDQQTFLSQNGEKYWGNSSNIQNPQGTIPYAFVGGMGNESYNQFIEAIKYKHYFSNSILEFNISRLDGFDYWNGPNADASPFGGSGKQVYTRHQKNALDLFYFLDLNKNFSLLFGLDYKMLSMDINNHNIFDWRYLDSPKMTFEGKSGGDSHFVGAFGDVNMKFLDDELIASIGGRVDYWLGNDYYNINANGIGLPTRGNKKFAFSPKLSINYNLSNIILLKTSIGQAFRVPTLNQMFSEYTYNDGTKILGNPNLKPENATSFDIGIEQKIINNPIKIFYFYTHLSNAIYRDNATSSYQNAGSARLQGIEIAYKENLFYDFSFHITYTWTDSKMLKNSANPNSIGKKLPGIPEHKAYINLYYEYNHLYSQDSKIYASLGYEFASKAYNNADNLDTIKNVYGAKDSYSLFDFRIGMKFNKDFSVNFDITNLFNQKYYSYYKAAGRAFFLSLNYNI is encoded by the coding sequence TTGAAAAAAATTAGTATATGTTTTGTATTGTTAATATTACAAGGCAATGAAATAAATGATATAAATATAGGAGAAGTTACAACAACTGCAAATAAAACATCAACACTTACTTCAGAATCTGCTGGAAATATAAGCATTGTAACAAAGCAAGATATAAATAAAACTCCAAATGCAAAATTTAGCGATACATTAAGAGGATTAGAGAGTATAAATACACCAAAAGGAAGAGGTTTAGAGACATTTGATAATGTAACTATAAGAGGGATTAGTGGTGGCACAAATATATTAATAGATGGAGTTAGCATAAATGATATGAATAATAATGCAAAAATGCTAACAAGCATGAATGCTCTTGACTTAGAAAGAGTTGAGGTTATTCGTGGTCCTTTTTCAAATATATATGGAAGTGGCGCACTTGGTGGCGTGGTAAATTTCATAACACAAATGTATGATGAACTCACAATAAAGGCAAGCATTGGCTATGGGAATCCACTTCAAGATAAAAATGCACCACAAAATCTTTTACGCGGATTTGCAACTTTTGGGGATGCATATTTTAATAAAAAATTAAAAATCAAAGCTAGTTATGCTTTTAGCACATCAAAAGGATATGCAGCAGATGAAGCTTGGGTATCATCAACTCAACAAAATGTAAGTGGATACATACCAACAACATCAAGCACAGGAGAGATTAGATATATTGTTGGCGATATGGGAAGACAATCTTATAATACACATGATTTTAGGCTACAAAGCAAACTAGATATAGGCGATAATGGGGAGCTTAGTGCGAGTTTTAATTATTCAAATTACAATTACAGACACATAGACCAACAAACATTTTTAAGCCAAAATGGTGAAAAATATTGGGGCAATAGCTCAAATATTCAAAACCCTCAAGGAACTATACCATATGCTTTTGTAGGTGGAATGGGAAATGAATCTTATAATCAATTTATAGAAGCAATAAAATATAAACATTATTTTTCAAATTCAATATTAGAATTTAATATCTCTAGACTTGATGGATTTGATTATTGGAATGGACCAAACGCTGATGCAAGCCCGTTTGGTGGCAGTGGCAAGCAGGTTTATACAAGACATCAAAAAAATGCGCTAGATTTATTTTATTTTCTAGATTTAAATAAAAATTTTTCTTTATTATTTGGGCTAGATTATAAAATGTTATCAATGGATATAAATAATCATAATATTTTTGATTGGAGATATTTAGATTCTCCAAAGATGACATTTGAAGGGAAAAGTGGCGGAGATTCTCATTTTGTTGGTGCATTTGGTGATGTAAATATGAAATTTCTAGATGATGAATTGATCGCCTCTATTGGTGGTAGAGTTGATTATTGGCTTGGAAATGATTATTATAATATTAATGCAAATGGGATAGGCTTGCCTACAAGGGGAAACAAAAAGTTTGCATTTTCACCAAAACTATCAATTAATTATAATTTATCTAACATAATATTGCTAAAAACTTCTATTGGGCAAGCATTTAGAGTGCCTACACTAAATCAAATGTTTTCAGAATATACATACAATGATGGAACAAAAATACTTGGCAACCCAAATTTAAAGCCAGAAAATGCAACAAGCTTTGATATAGGGATAGAGCAAAAAATCATTAATAATCCTATAAAAATATTTTATTTCTACACTCACTTAAGCAATGCAATTTATAGAGATAATGCAACAAGTAGCTACCAAAATGCAGGAAGTGCTAGATTACAAGGTATTGAAATCGCATATAAAGAAAATTTATTCTATGATTTTAGTTTTCATATCACATATACTTGGACTGATTCAAAAATGCTAAAAAATAGTGCAAATCCAAACAGCATAGGCAAAAAACTACCAGGGATTCCAGAGCATAAAGCATATATAAATTTATATTATGAATACAATCATCTATATTCACAAGATTCTAAGATTTATGCAAGCTTGGGATATGAATTTGCAAGCAAAGCATATAACAATGCTGATAATTTAGATACGATAAAAAATGTATATGGAGCAAAAGATTCTTATTCTTTATTTGATTTTAGAATTGGAATGAAATTTAATAAAGACTTTAGCGTCAATTTTGATATAACAAATCTATTTAATCAAAAATATTATTCATATTATAAAGCAGCAGGCAGGGCTTTTTTTCTTAGCCTTAATTACAATATATAA
- a CDS encoding DUF6056 family protein, translated as MFATSYKTIIFFLFVFLYFLLLNIFSPPQGDDWNYILSNRDSIKNSIDVFLNWNSRLGELLFSSNLSQIPQNLFDFLNAIVACVFIFLFFYILFLRFPNNLCDFAAILLTLLLLLLLLSFEEVFLWGSGSLNYLWGFSLSLLFLIPYRKNLQILKMGGG; from the coding sequence ATGTTTGCAACAAGTTATAAAACTATAATATTTTTTTTATTTGTATTTTTATACTTTTTATTATTAAATATATTCTCTCCACCACAAGGTGATGATTGGAATTATATTTTATCCAATAGAGATTCTATAAAAAATAGTATTGATGTATTTTTAAATTGGAATTCAAGGCTTGGTGAGTTATTGTTTTCATCAAATCTATCACAGATTCCGCAGAATCTATTTGATTTTTTAAATGCGATTGTAGCCTGTGTTTTTATCTTTTTATTTTTTTATATTTTATTTTTAAGATTCCCAAATAATTTATGCGATTTTGCCGCTATCTTGCTAACTTTGCTATTGCTATTATTATTGCTTAGTTTTGAAGAAGTATTTTTATGGGGAAGTGGAAGTTTGAATTATTTGTGGGGTTTTAGCCTAAGTTTATTATTTCTTATTCCATATAGAAAGAATTTGCAAATTTTAAAAATGGGGGGGGGGTAG
- a CDS encoding ABC transporter substrate-binding protein, giving the protein MKKILLILLPLLLLGDSKIVIQDFLDNKTTLTKPAKTHIFLSFCEMVAMLDIWDDAVGLSQHVYNTPLLRISNPNIDSIPKVGGGSGSNLNIEVLKKLNPDIVVVWAGKKEQIDFVRKKGINIIAFYPNSITSLIADMQTISRALGKEELFNKKMQKGYEIIKLIESKKEKIESKKSALYLWSKPNDISGGVGMVASMLDLIGVENLGKDINTDSTQVSIEYMIKLNPDIIFIWGAARFDVQDILDNKKLKNIKAVQNKAVYKMPLWDNWGPRILETSLFAAKFAYQDLYSDIDIDKIIGDFNKELFGIDAR; this is encoded by the coding sequence GTGAAAAAAATTTTATTAATATTATTGCCATTGCTATTGCTTGGAGATTCTAAAATTGTAATACAAGATTTTTTAGACAATAAAACAACGCTAACAAAACCAGCAAAGACTCATATATTTCTTAGCTTTTGTGAAATGGTAGCAATGCTTGATATTTGGGATGATGCAGTTGGACTAAGCCAACATGTTTATAATACACCACTTTTAAGAATCTCTAATCCAAATATAGATTCTATACCAAAAGTAGGTGGCGGTAGCGGATCAAATCTAAATATAGAAGTCCTAAAAAAACTAAATCCCGATATAGTTGTAGTTTGGGCTGGAAAAAAAGAGCAAATTGATTTTGTAAGAAAAAAAGGGATAAATATCATTGCTTTTTATCCAAATAGTATAACTTCGCTAATTGCTGATATGCAAACTATTTCAAGAGCACTTGGAAAAGAAGAATTATTCAATAAAAAAATGCAAAAAGGTTATGAAATAATAAAACTAATAGAATCTAAAAAAGAAAAAATAGAATCTAAAAAAAGTGCGCTTTATCTATGGAGTAAGCCAAATGATATATCAGGCGGAGTTGGTATGGTAGCTAGCATGCTTGATTTAATAGGTGTGGAGAATCTAGGAAAAGATATAAATACAGATTCTACTCAAGTTAGTATTGAATACATGATAAAACTAAATCCAGATATTATTTTTATATGGGGAGCTGCAAGATTTGATGTGCAAGATATTTTAGATAATAAAAAATTAAAAAATATAAAAGCTGTACAAAATAAAGCTGTATATAAAATGCCATTATGGGATAATTGGGGTCCTAGAATCTTAGAAACTTCACTATTTGCTGCAAAATTTGCATATCAAGATTTATATAGTGATATAGATATAGATAAAATCATTGGAGATTTTAATAAGGAATTATTTGGTATTGATGCAAGATAG